In Setaria italica strain Yugu1 chromosome I, Setaria_italica_v2.0, whole genome shotgun sequence, the genomic window ACCCTAGTGGCGTGGCCACAGCACACCTTATCAATAGCTTCCATACCCCTCAAGGCGCCAGCAACGCAAGGCACGTATCTTCTGCTGAATGAACTCAAAAATGAATAAATGCATTTGTCGGATCGAACAAGTATGCATGCTTATATGTTTAGTTGTGTGCTTGCACTTACAGGCAGCAAGTGCGCGTGCTGTTCAGATCGCTGGGGGGAACCATCTTGTGGGATGTCTTCCAGTGGTTTTTCTCTGCTGCAAGGGACTGCGGCTTCAGAGCCTTCCCCACGTTCGGCCTTGAGGCATATAAGCGCGGGTACGCAACAAGCACCGCCAGCCATTTCACCTTGATGTTGTATGGAACTAACATTCAATTTCATTGGGCAGATTCTACTTCGATTTCTGCATGACCAATGTCGCCATCGGCATGCTATGCCCATACATGATCACTGCCTCCTTATTCATCGGGAGTGCTGTCTCGTGGGGGATTGTTACGCCATACCTTGCAACTAAGGCAGGTGTCTGGTACTCTGCTGACCTTAGCCCCGGAAGCCTTCGCGGCATCAGGGGCTATAAGATCTTCATCGGAGTGTCCATGATACTCGCCGATGGCCTCTTCAACTTCCTATCCATCATGTTCTGCACATTGTGCGCCATGTACAACAGGCGCAGCCAGCCAATGCAAGGTGGTGGCGTTGATGATGACGGTGACACGCAGTTGCCGTTCCACAACCTCAACGCCGCTGAGCAGCAGAAGGCCATGCAGAGCTTCGATGACCGCCGCAGGGCGCAGGTGTTTGTCCGGGACCATATACCCAACTCGGTCAGCATCCTCTGCTACATCCTCCTGGCGGTGGTCTCCACCATCACCATCCCCTACCTCTACCCGCAGATCAAGCCCCACCATGTGACGCTCATCTACCTGGCTGCCCCGGTGTTTGCCTTCTGCGACGCCTATGGCTTCGGCGTGACCGACATGAACCTGTCGAGCACCTACGGCAAGCTGGCTatgctcgtcgtcggctcggtCGTGGGCCGTGCCAACGGCGGCGTGATTGCCGGCCTCGTCTCCTGCGGGGTCGTGATGGGGACCATGTCCAGCAGCAACAACCTGATGCAGGAGCTCAAGACGGGGTACCTGACCCTGACCTCGCCGCGCGCCGTGTTCATCAGCCAGGCGATCGGCACGGCGCTCGGGTGCGTCGTCAACCCGCTCATGTTCTGGGCCTTGTACAAGGTGCAGGACGACGAGTCCGAGCTGTTCGACGTGCCCTACGCCCGGGTGTACCGCGGCATCGCCATGCTGAGCTCCGGCCAGCGCGGGCTGCCCATGCACAGCCTGTGGCTCTGCAGGACCTTCTtcgcgctggcgctggcgctgaGCGTGCTCCGGGAcgtggcggcgcggaggcggtggcgcgtgGCGGAGTACCTGCCGAGCACCATCTGCGTGGCCATCGCCTTCGTGGTGCCGGCGCACATGCCCATCGACATGTTCACGGGGAGCCTGGCCATGTACCTGTGGAGGCGTGCCGACCCACGCAAGGCGCGGGCgttctcggcggcggcggcgtcggggctcATCTGCGGGGACGGGCTCGGGATCCTGCTGTCGTCGGTGGTGGCGCTGACGCACGCCAGGGCGCCCATCTGCATCAAGTTCGTGTCGAGCAGCGACAACGTGAGATTGGACGCCTTCCTGGCGACACTGCCAAAGATATCATAGCagcttcctcttccttcttgggATGTTTGTAAATTTTTCCTAGGGGACACCATAGCTGTTGTGTTGCATGCACTTGTAATCGGGATTCAGTCTGGTCGAATTTACAAGTGAATGCAATTTCAATGCACAATATACCGTGTCTGAGCACTGTCTGTTCTGTTCGCAGATAAGACTTCAATTTGATTAATTCCTAGTTGAAATTAAATTGATCTTGAATTGCaggtcaattttttttttagcaGTGAACCTTGTCATGCATAATGTTAGTGTTAATCTGTAAAGCAAATCGTTCAGCCATGAATCGAATAATGTTAACTGCAGGTTAAGTTGTTTTAGCAATTTCCAAGCAGAGAACCTGAACATATTGCAAAGCAAATCGTTCAGCCTAGAGTTGAATAATTTGTAAACCTGAAGACATAAAGTTAATTTCTCGAACCGATTTCATCATACAGTACAGTAATATGATGCTGTTTTACAAAGACCAATCTCCATCTTCTACAGTTAACAGCTCAACAAAATGAAGAAGAAAGTACAGCATGCTGTCTGCAACCCTACAGGGACTGAGGTACAAGTACAACAACCAAGACTAGCAAATAAAAATTACAAATAAAATGCACTAAACTAAAACTACGTACGCATTCATTCAATTCGTTCCTGCAAATTAATCGAGGATTTGGAATGAAATGGAAAGCTATGTGGCTGCTGGGTTTCTGAGCGTCCAGAGGAACTCCTCGACCTGGTAATTTGTGTCCGCGGAGAAGACCCTGAGGCACATGGGCGGGTTGATGTTGAGCAGCGACAGGATGGACGACGGCAGCGACCAGATCCCGTCGCCGCATATGAGCcccgacgccaccgccggcgcgaAGGTGTGGGCCCGGACGCGGTCGGACTTGCTCCACAGGTAGAGCACGATGCTCCCCACGCACATGTCGATGGTGAAGAAGGACCCCAGGAAGAAGGGCACCGCCATGCCCAGCGCGCTCGGGATGTAGTCCTGCACCCACCACCCTCTCGCCTTGGCCACCTCCTTGAGCGCGcagatggcgacggcgaggaggaagaaggcgaggCAGAATCGGAGGCAGTACTTGGGCAGCTGGTTCCACCCGTTCACCCCCAGCAGCGCGATGCCGCGGTAGATCTTGGCGTACGGCGCCGGGTACCCTTCCTCGAGGCCGACGTCGTACGCCTTGTAGAAGATCCAGAACACCACCGGGCTGATGATGCAGCCGAGCCCCGTGCCCATGACCTGGCTCACGAACATGGACCGCGGCGAGGTCAGGGTCAGGTACCCGGTCTTGAAGTCCTGGATGAGGTCGGAGGCGGTGGAGACGATGCCCATCATGAGCCCGCACGCGGCGAggccggccaccacgccgccgtccTGGGACCCGATGCTGGCGCCGAATATGAAGATGGCCAGCTTGCCGTAGCTGCTGGAGAGGGACCAGTCGGTGAGCCCCGTGCCGTAGGCGTTGCAGAAGGCGAACACCGGCGCCACCACGTACGCCCACACCACGTGTTTGGGCTTGAGCTGCCGGAAGATGTGCGGGATGGCCACCACCGagatggcggcgaggaggatgtacgcgccggcggcgatcgACGTCGGGATCTGGTCCTTGAGGAACACCTGCGTCCGGCGGCGGTCGTCGAAGCTGAGCGCCTGGCGCTCGCTGATGTCGACGCCGGCGAAGGGcttggcggcggcctcggcgggcTTGGTCCGCTTGAGGTACATGTCGTAGGACGTCCGGACCAGGATGGAGAGGAAGTTGAAGAGGCCGTCGCCGATGATCATGGCGATGGAGATGAAGATCTGGTAGCCGTTGAGGCCGTGGAGGCTGCTCCGTGGCAGCTCGGCGTCGTACCAGAGCCCACGCTTGCTCTCGATGTAGGGCCACATGAGGCCCCACGACACGACGGACCCGAGCAGCAGCGAGAAGTTGATGATGTAGGGGCAGATCATCCCCACGCCGACGTACGTCGCCGAGAAGTCGAAGAAGAAGCGCCGCCGGTAGGCCTCCATGCCGAAGGTGGGGAAGGAGCTGAAGCCGCACCCGGGCCCCGCGGAGTAGAACCACTGGAAGAGCGACCAAAGGAAGCTGCCGGCGAAGGACTTGAAGAGGATGGACACCTGCTGCTTCGCCTGGATCGCGCCCTGCGGCGTGTGGAAGCTGTTGATCAGGTGCGCCGTCGCGGAACCGCTCGGGTACGTGAGCTTGTAGCTGATGATCATGATCTTGCGCAGCGGCACGATGGAGAAGAGGCCCACGAAGctgacgaggaagaggaaggcgatGATCCGCCCCAGCGACGGCTCCTCCACGTTGATGCTCGTCTTGGCCTCGTCGAAGCCCTCGGCGATCTTCTTGCTCATGCCAAGGATGTACGTGCCGAACCCACCTGCATCAATGGTTGCATATATACATATGTGTAAATATACATACATGTAACTGCATGCTGATAAAAAAccaccggcgccggcaccgACCGCTGAAGGCGatgctggagcaggagatgacgcaCGTCTGCACGACGGTGTTCTCCTGGCGGGTGAAGGGCTTGGGGAAGATGCCGCAGCGCTCCAGCGCGCTGGTCCACGTCTTCATGAGGAAGAAGGCGAGAAGGCCCGCCGACATGTTGAGCGACGGCACGATCCCCGACGTCAGGTTCAGCTTCATGACGATGAAGCTCAGGAACAGCCCCAGCGCCGTGCTCACCACCACCGAGCGCACCGTGATCTGCTCAGACCAAGCCGGGAGCTTCTCCCGCTCGAACGCCTTCTCCGTCGACAgcgcctcgcgcgccgccgcctccgacgacCCCTCCGCCATCGATCGCCCACCTAGTCCCTCGTTGCTGGATCGGCAATGCAACAGTGTCGTTGCTGGATGATTGGATTGGGTCCGATTCGattcccccggccggccggaccgGACGATCGAAGAAACCGGAGGAGCTGatcgaggaggagagagagcagTGCATGCAGAAGGGGGATTCGACGATTAGCAGTGGATCGAGTTAATTAGTGGCTGAGAGGTCTCTCTAACTTCTTTCCCTAATGATAACAAAGAAATAAAAGGTAATGGCATTGGTTAACATAACAAGGCACTGAGAGCCAGATGTTGCAAGGAACagtgctgattttttttcccttgtaattttatttttataataaactAATAATATGAAGAGTTTCTTGTGGCCACTTTCCAGGGCGAGTAAGCGGATGGTCGTCATGCAATCTCGTCCACTGCATGCCTACAGTTCAGTGGTGAAGCTGCTAATTTTGGCAGGGTCATGGCTGCGTACGTGCTGCCTTCTTAGCGACGAAAATTTTAATAGTATAATAATTAATCAACTTCTTAAAGTATCTTATCAGGAGGGTTTCCTGGTGTAGTTGGTTATCACGTCAGTCTAACACACTGAAGGTCTCTGGTTCAAGTCCGGGCGAAGCCAGTTTTTCTACTTTTTTTCCTAATACCTTCTGTTTTGTCAGCCATTATACTTTTTGAACGAATGTCTACTGTATCTACTACATTTTTCCCTTTCATCGAACAATACCTATTCTTGCCTTGTTACACTTGCAATTTCTCTGACACGGTTCCAGGGACTCTCCTGCAGAATTAGCTGCACGCAGCCATGGATACCAAGATTAGATACCTAATGTTATATGACATGTTTGTCAAACAAAATGACAaaccaaagtaaaaaaaaatagaaacacgAAGACAAAAAAAGTAGAGTGGAATGCAAAAAGGATACAAGAACATGGTTGAAGCTCCTTTATCCTGAATAATATGAATTGGAATGAGACCAGCACCAGTTGGCACAAAGTTGTCAGGCAGCCATAACCAACACCCCGTAGAACAGAAGTTTAGTCACTCAACTTGAGAACCTACAAAACAAACTTCATTTCCACGCAaagccattttttttttgagacacATGCCTTTTCCCAAATGCAAGCTTCACGTACTGACAAACGATCGGTAAAAGCATTCTCTGTCAGCAATCCAGCATGCACTTACAGATTACGGCAATATTGGTCACTCGAATTTGTATGCACATTACATATAAGTATATAACTATAAGCACGAGCACAAGCATAATGCTAATTAACTCCAAAAGTTAAAAGAGCACGGTATGTTGCATCTGATGGAAAATGTCCAACACTCGTATTCGCATCATCTGTGCCGCTGGAGGGTTAACTGCCATACATATTTACCAAACTGGGACAAATATAAGACAACACAAAACAATCAGATGCATATGGATCCTCATGAGTACACCCTCTTCTGAATAAGCAACGCCATCCTCAAATCAGGCAGTGATGTCAACATCTTCGGCACACCACCACAAGACTAAGCAAAACCTTCAATCAATCGTCATCCTTGAACTCCCTGATCAGCCAGTCAAGAGTGAAAAACCTTTACACATCTCCTTTATCAAAGTTTCATCATACTGTCTACTTAACTACTTTCATTTGGAACATCATTTATTAACCAAAACTTTAGCCATAGAAGAAAGAACATAAAGGATCCTTCAATTTTTATGGACACATTTCAAAGGAAAAAGGGAAATGAACCACAATTGAATATCCAGCAGCTGCTTTTATTTTCTCTACGAAGTGACAAGTTCCGCACCATTCACTCAAACAATATGGGCTAATCTGAGAGATGAAATTTTTCCACCTCTACTACATGGAGGGCCTCATCTCATGCACAATTTCATCTTTTTGTGATGGAGATGTATGGTTTCATAATTTGGACGTGTGAAACATGATTTTAATTTTGGTATTTCAAAAATGGTGCCCACATTTTTGTTAACACGAACAATAAGGTCACCAATTTATAAAAGGAAACACAGATGCTTAATTACATCAAAAAACCATTGGATAAGAGCATATTACCTGCGGTCAAGATAGCGTGGTTGGATCCCTGAGCCTTGGCACGTGGTGCATGTCAAAGAGCCGATGCCATCGCAGTTGACACACTTTGATTCTTCAGTCTCGCCTGCGCCAAGTACTACCGTAACAATGCCCTTCCCAGTGCAAAACCTGCATACCTCTGGAAAATCAACGATTTTCTGTTCAATATTCTGGACTGCTGGTGGATGCTAATAAAAAtagtaataaaaaaaagagaatcaGCATAGCTACAAAAAGGCAGTACTGTTGTATTGCACAATCAATCCATGCCCAAGGCATCATCTATTCTCATGCATCATGGCTAGTTCACTGAATCTGAATGTAATCCATGActaggtttttttttgttttttttaaccaaGTAGGCACATGACCTCAAGTAACCACCACCACAACATTGTGTTGCAACACTCAGCTGCATGCATAATGCCAATTACACTAACCATATAGTATGTTTGAAATGGAAAACAGAAGTAAGGGGCAAAGTCGAGGCATCAATTGTAAGGTTGGGGCATAATCAGGACATACGCGCGCCAGAGCCGCTGCAGGGGAAGCACGGCTGTGTGTTCTCCCTCTTTGACTGCATGCATAGAAGAACAAGGCATCAAAGACTGACTTTTTCATTGAATTAAATTGAATATACAGTCAAGTAATTATGCCAATCGTCTCCTAGCTAAATTTTGCTTCACTATTCATAGTCGTTTGTTGAACAAGAGCTTGTGAAGCAAAGAGTCTAGTTAATTGAAGAGCGAGATGGGAAGAGAACTGACGGCATTGTCGATTTGGGTCTCGTAGAAGACGGGAACGCCTATCCCGACGGCGATGCTGACGACGCCCACCGATATGGCCACAATCTGGAGCCACCAAGAAAGAGAAATCAATCAGACCCCGCGAGGGGAGAAGAGAACCAAGGACGCGGTTGCTCCGTGTCTTTACCGTGTTCTGGTCGAGGTCGATGGCCCGGATGCGGGcgcaccgcctccgccggcggggCAGCGCCGCCACGCTGCAtggcgagggaggaggagtgggggagaggaaggaggagtgGAGCGTGGTgagcggcgaggaggaagaggtggcCATGGCTGCGCCTGCGCTGGCTGCGGCGCGGCGCTCTGCTTCTGGTTGGTTTTGGGTCCGGAGGACATCCCGAGCGGAGGGGCCAGGACAGTTTTGCACCGCATGTTTTTTGCTTTCCTGTGGCTGTGGATGACGAGGGGCATGCGTGCTTCGGTGGGCGACGTGGCTTCACGGGGAATGGCGGAATGCGCACCGGCTCGCGAGTGGGGGCccgcgccttcgccgccgccgccgccgtgtcctTTCTGAGCAGAGGGCGGCCGGAGGACCGGCGGAAGGGGCGATGCGCAGTGCTCCCGCTTCCTTCTCTCAGCTAACTAATCATTGTTCTAGTCAACGACCATGTCAACAGCATTGGAATCCATCAGCCAAACCACGGCCGCCCCGTGCGCCGCCCCGACGATGGCAATGGCGGGGGGAGGCGGACGAGGCGAGAGATATTCggcgggaggggggggggtgtAGGAatccggaggaggaagagggtaGATCCTcacgcgacggcgaggcggcgtggcgggtcgccggagccgCGCCGGGAGGGGAGACctccggcggccatggcggagggACCATTCTGCAAATATGTAGGGGTGTTTACGTAAAtaattggatcgcgactattgatCGGGGTGGATCGCGACGGGGCTTTTCGCAGAAACGTTGAACGCCGCCAGCGTCCGAGTCTGCCGACCCCGCGCCCATCTCCGTGTGCTcgggccgcctccgcccgacgCCCCGCCTGCCAGGATCCCCCCGGGGCTGACGGAGCCGCAGCATGGAGCCATGGAAACGACGACGCCATGGCCGAGGAGGCCCTCCAGAGTCCAGATCCTCCTACCTCCCCTCAGGTGGTGATTTCGTGGCCAATGGGGCGGGGCGGTCAACGACGGGAGATGATCGAGAACGCACGGCCAGCGCGGAGCTCGCTCGCGGCAGCAAAGGCCGTCCACCCTCGGGATCGCCACGCCgcggctcgccggagcgccgccgcgttccggcCGTTCACTTTGCGTACGTCCTTGAGCTCTCTCCGGCGTTGCAGCTAGCGTacggccgccatggcctccgttCCCTTGGCTCTGCTGAACTCCCTGCCCGCGGCGTTGGCGCCCAGAGCCCCTGGGTCCGTCCAGGTCATTGCCCGCGATGGAGGCCGTCGTGAGCAAGAAGAACTGCCACCCGCCCATGGCCAGCTGGGTTCTCAAGCTCCAGTCACCAGCCTGCGACGAGTAGACGCAGTGGACGTCACGTCAACTCCAGGGACTTCCTATATTTACCAGCCGTTCGTGGCGTACATCTTTTGACATGGTTCTTGGATAGTTGCGGGGAATCGAAAAAACACGCATACAGAAAGAGATGTCTGTTCTTATCGAGCAGGGTTCAGGGAACAGTATGAACATGTCCGTTGCGGCATACTTTCAGTTCACAAGAACAACCAAATCGCATGGTGATAAACCTAGCAAAGATGCAGCAGCTGAGCAAAGTACCTTCTCCCCAGTCCCCAGTCCCCAGACCAACAATGCCGATACAGACACGGAGTTTCGCGCTGTGCTCTGCTTCAGCTGAGCCCATGCGGCAAGGGAACATCGATCATGAAGATTCTTGGTGCAGCAGCTGATCACCCCCTACATGCCCAGCTTCTTGTCCTGATCAGTATGCTGCAGCTGGTGAACTTGACCGCTAACATGCTTTCCATGAACCATAGGGGCTGTTTGgtttttgcttatttttagcacgtgtcacatcgaatgtttagatactaattagaagtattaaacgtagactatttacaaaactcattatatAGATgggacgagatgaatctattaagcctaattaattcatcattagcaaacgtAGGCTATTCTAGCATTTGATGTGACCAAgaccatgtttagttcactccaaaatcccaactttagcactatgcaaaaagaagattccccatcacatcaaacttgtggtacatgcatggagaactgaatgtagatgaaatcaaaaactaattgcacagttttgttgtactttgcgagacgaatcttttgagcctaattagtcaatatttggataataattcacaaatacaaacgaaacgctacactgttgctacagtaattttatCACCCCAAATTTGGACATAAAAATTAATTTATGAATAGCCTGCTGTCAGATGATATAACAATCCTCCACGAGGCAGGTCCGACACGAACGGCACAGCTGGCGTAGCTGTGTCcgtggcggcagccggcagcacACACAGATGAGATCGCCATCTCGACCCACCACTGCACAGTCCACCCCCACACCTCGCCACGCCGCCATCCTCTCTCCGCAAAGATTCGATTCCCGtcgcccctccctcctcctcctcctcccctcatgGCCGGCgacctgcgccaccgccgcgcgccgccgccggaggacgGGGACGAGGGCGCCTCCCCCGCCGAGGagtcggccgccgccgtcgataaCGGCAAGGAGGGGGCGGGAGAGCGGAATGGGAAGAGGGAGGCGCTCGGGTGGCTCGAGTGGGGCCGCGGCTGGATGGCCATCGTGGGGGAGTTCCTCTTCCAGCGCATCGCCGCCAGCCACCTCGCCAACCCGCTCGAGCTGCCCCCGCTCGACGGCGTCTCCATCGTCGTCACAGGCGCCACCAGCGGCATCGGCCTCGAGATCGCGAGGTCCCCTTCCGTCATTTTACCTTTTTGTATCTTCTTCTTATGTGctaaaagttgcttatttgttgATGTATGTGGAAAACAAGCAGCACTGCATGGCTTTAAAATAGCGTTAATTCACTTATGTGCCAACCAAAAATTAATACAAGTGCACTAGTTTTAGTACACGCATGTCTCCTCTTTTATGCACATGCTAGTCTCTTGGTACA contains:
- the LOC101777059 gene encoding protein SPA, chloroplastic, producing MATSSSSPLTTLHSSFLSPTPPPSPCSVAALPRRRRRCARIRAIDLDQNTIVAISVGVVSIAVGIGVPVFYETQIDNASKRENTQPCFPCSGSGAQVCRFCTGKGIVTVVLGAGETEESKCVNCDGIGSLTCTTCQGSGIQPRYLDRREFKDDD
- the LOC101765191 gene encoding probable metal-nicotianamine transporter YSL8, yielding MAEGSSEAAAREALSTEKAFEREKLPAWSEQITVRSVVVSTALGLFLSFIVMKLNLTSGIVPSLNMSAGLLAFFLMKTWTSALERCGIFPKPFTRQENTVVQTCVISCSSIAFSGGFGTYILGMSKKIAEGFDEAKTSINVEEPSLGRIIAFLFLVSFVGLFSIVPLRKIMIISYKLTYPSGSATAHLINSFHTPQGAIQAKQQVSILFKSFAGSFLWSLFQWFYSAGPGCGFSSFPTFGMEAYRRRFFFDFSATYVGVGMICPYIINFSLLLGSVVSWGLMWPYIESKRGLWYDAELPRSSLHGLNGYQIFISIAMIIGDGLFNFLSILVRTSYDMYLKRTKPAEAAAKPFAGVDISERQALSFDDRRRTQVFLKDQIPTSIAAGAYILLAAISVVAIPHIFRQLKPKHVVWAYVVAPVFAFCNAYGTGLTDWSLSSSYGKLAIFIFGASIGSQDGGVVAGLAACGLMMGIVSTASDLIQDFKTGYLTLTSPRSMFVSQVMGTGLGCIISPVVFWIFYKAYDVGLEEGYPAPYAKIYRGIALLGVNGWNQLPKYCLRFCLAFFLLAVAICALKEVAKARGWWVQDYIPSALGMAVPFFLGSFFTIDMCVGSIVLYLWSKSDRVRAHTFAPAVASGLICGDGIWSLPSSILSLLNINPPMCLRVFSADTNYQVEEFLWTLRNPAAT
- the LOC101777474 gene encoding probable metal-nicotianamine transporter YSL7, giving the protein MEHEDDPQEGISTERAFEADPIPSLSETITLRSLVVSFILGVGLSAVAMKISLNSGFLPPLTIPAGLIGFYLSRAWIRVLDSFKVPHLPFTRQENTVIQTCVVACSAITFSGGFGTYILAMGKSAAGGDTKNIVEPNIGRSITFLFLVSFSGLFILMPLRKVMIIRHRLTYPSGVATAHLINSFHTPQGASNARQQVRVLFRSLGGTILWDVFQWFFSAARDCGFRAFPTFGLEAYKRGFYFDFCMTNVAIGMLCPYMITASLFIGSAVSWGIVTPYLATKAGVWYSADLSPGSLRGIRGYKIFIGVSMILADGLFNFLSIMFCTLCAMYNRRSQPMQGGGVDDDGDTQLPFHNLNAAEQQKAMQSFDDRRRAQVFVRDHIPNSVSILCYILLAVVSTITIPYLYPQIKPHHVTLIYLAAPVFAFCDAYGFGVTDMNLSSTYGKLAMLVVGSVVGRANGGVIAGLVSCGVVMGTMSSSNNLMQELKTGYLTLTSPRAVFISQAIGTALGCVVNPLMFWALYKVQDDESELFDVPYARVYRGIAMLSSGQRGLPMHSLWLCRTFFALALALSVLRDVAARRRWRVAEYLPSTICVAIAFVVPAHMPIDMFTGSLAMYLWRRADPRKARAFSAAAASGLICGDGLGILLSSVVALTHARAPICIKFVSSSDNVRLDAFLATLPKIS